Proteins encoded by one window of Vidua chalybeata isolate OUT-0048 chromosome 8, bVidCha1 merged haplotype, whole genome shotgun sequence:
- the GBF1 gene encoding Golgi-specific brefeldin A-resistance guanine nucleotide exchange factor 1 isoform X1, whose translation MRGIVRMVDKNIYIVQGEINAVVGAIKRNARWSTHTHLDEERDPLLHSFSHLKEVLNNITELSEIEPNVFLRPFLEVIRSEDTTGPITGLALTSVNKFLSYALIDPSHEGTAEGMENMADAVTHARFVGTDHASDEVVLMKILQVLRTLLLTPVGAHLTNESVCEIMQSCFRICFEMRLSELLRKSAEHTLVDMVQLLFTRLPQFKEEPKSYMGTNMKKLKMRAGGMSESSKWKKQKRSPRPPRHVTKNSPGTEQAAGNATNTTASGVAFIDGPSPSSSGSSENVSSAVSPVTDSGLELSSQTTSKEDLTDLDQVASLGINAGTSSNEAKVTENQNQPELQNESLREEKVQSASVESIPEVLEECTSVAEHSDSASVHDMDYVNPRGVRFTQSSQKEGAALVPYGLPCIRELFRFLISLTNPHDRHNSEVMIHMGLQLLTVALESAPIANCQSLLGLVKEELCRHLFQLLSVERLNLYAASLRVCFLLFESMREHLKFQLEMYIKKLMEIIAVENPKMPYEMKEMALEAIVQLWRIPSFVTELYINYDCDYYCANLFEELTKLLSKNAFPVSGQLYTVHLLSLEALLTVIDSTEAHCQAKVLSNIHQQEKEVVKPIPETINTTKETSNNIERVFSEGKSSSAISEPAGVCPPTSGCLMADQMKESCMELEGGSEAAEKSIPRKPTRFSCILPSPQELMQIKNKKKLLITGTEQFNQKPKKGIQFLQEKNLLATPIDNNEVARWLRENPRLDKKMIGEFVSDRKNIDLLESFVGTFSFQGLRLDEALRLYLEAFRLPGEAPVIHRLLEAFTEHWRKSNGSPFANSDACFALAYAVIMLNTDQHNHNVRKQNVPMTLEEFRKNLKGVNGGKDFEQDILEDMYHAIKNDEIVMPEEQTGLVKENYIWNVLLHRGATDEGIFLHVPPGSYDHDLFTMTWGPTIAALSYVFDKSLEETIIQKAISGFRKCAMISAHYGLSDVFDNLIISLCKFTALSSESIENLPTVFGSNPKAHIAAKTVFHLAHRHGDILREGWKNIMEAMLQLFRAELLPKAMVEVEDFVDPNGKIYLQREETPSNRGESTVLSFVSWLTLSGTEQSGMRGPSTETQEAKRAALECIKQCDPEKLITESKFLQLESLQELMKALISVTPDEETYDEEDAAFCLEMLLRIVLENRDRVTCVWQTVRDHLYHLCIHAMEFCFLVERAVVGLLRLAIRLLRRDEISAQVLLSLRILLMMKPNVLSRVSHEVAYGLHELLKTNAANIHSGDDWYTLFTLLECIGSGVKPPAALQVTARADNDTGAQSDSEVSSSYHPSDMSLDRGYTSDSEVYTDHGKPGKMHRSVTDVDVMNSGWLVVGKDDIDNSRSTAGLSRLGPSPLVNQYSLTVGLDLGPHDTKSLMKCVESLSFIVRDAAHVTPENFELCVKTIRIFVEASLNGGYKSQEKRGKSHRYDSKSSRLKKKPKDSSTRRSRVLSQHQAHTHSDEDEDESIPASYHTVSLQVSQDLLDLMHTLHTRAAGIYSSWAEEQRHLETAARKITADSRTLWSNCWCPLLQGIAWLCCDARRQIRMQALTYLQRALLVHDLQALDALEWESCFNKVLFPLLTKLLENISPADVGGMEETRMRASTLLSKVFLQHLSPLLSLTTFAALWLTILDFMDKYMHAGSSDLLLEAIPESLKNMLLVMDTAGIFHSADSRTGYSDLWEITWERIDCFLPRLRDELFKQTVIQDPVPNIPVEQQHQKTIVSALPPSPVGDVRPSTHVAPLEKPCEPGVSESERTTASASPTISTSASSSFPASASTKSSPVTDIPPTTAQPPLILQPLASPLQVGVPPMTLPIILNPALIEATSPVPLLATPRPTDPMTSSEVN comes from the exons agcTATCTGAAATTGAACCTAATGTCTTTCTTCGGCCTTTTCTGGAAGTAATCCGTTCTGAAGACACTACAGGCCCCATAACTGGATTGGCACTCACCTCTGTGAATAAGTTCCTCTCATATGCACTAATAG ATCCCAGCCATGagggcacagcagaggggaTGGAGAACATGGCAGATGCTGTCACTCATGCTCGATTTGTGGGCACAGATCATGCGAGCGATGAGGTTGTCTTGATGAAAATCCTACAG GTGTTGAGGACATTGCTGCTCACCCCAGTGGGAGCCCACCTCACCAATGAGTCGGTGTGCGAGATCATGCAGTCCTGTTTCCGCATATGCTTCGAAATGAGGCTCAGTG AGTTATTGAGAAAATCTGCAGAGCACACTCTGGTCGACATGGTGCAGCTGCTCTTCACAAG GTTGCCTCAGTTTAAAGAAGAGCCCAAAAGCTACATGGGAACGAACATGAAGAAG TTGAAAATGAGAGCTGGAGGAATGAGTGAATcatcaaaatggaaaaagcagaagagatcACCTAGGCCTCCTCGACACGTAACTAAGAACTCTCCTGGGACAGAACAGGCAGCAGGCAATGCTACTAATACCACAG CAAGTGGAGTTGCTTTCATAGATGgtccttctcccagctcctctgggagctCAGAAAACGTTTCATCAGCAGTCAGCCCTGTTACAGACAGTGGATTGGAGTTGTCCTCACAGACAACATCCAAGGAAGACCTGACAGATTTGGACCAAGTCGCTTCTTTGGGAATTAATGCAGGAACATCTTCAAATGAGGCCAAAGTCactgaaaatcaaaatcagCCTGAACTCCAG AATGAAAGTCTGAGGGAGGAGAAGGTCCAGTCAGCTTCTGTCGAGTCTATCCCTGAGGTCCTAGAGGAGTGCACATCTGTAGCAGAACATTCTGACTCTGCCTCAGTTCATGACATGGACTATGTAAATCCTCGGGGAGTACGTTTTACTCAGTCTTCCCAAAAAGAAG GAGCAGCTCTGGTCCCATATGGGTTGCCATGTATTAGAGAACTGTTCCGCTTTCTCATCTCGCTCACCAACCCTCATGACCGCCACAACTCTGAGGTGATGATCCAcatggggctgcagctgctgactgTTGCCCTGGAGTCAGCACCCATTGCAAACTGCCAGTCCCTCTTGGGACTCGTGAAGGAGGAATTGTGCCGGCACCTATTTCAA CTACTGAGTGTTGAACGGCTCAATCTGTATGCAGCCTCCCTCAGGGtgtgctttcttctctttgagAGCATGAGAGAGCATCTGAAATTCCAGCTGGAG ATGTATATCAAGAAGCTGATGGAAATAATCGCTGTGGAAAACCCAAAGATGCCCTATGAAATGAAAGAGATGGCTTTGGAAGCCATTGTTCAGCTGTGGAGGATTCCCAGTTTTGTCACTGAGCTGTACATTAACTACGACTGCGACTACTACTGTGCCAACCTCTTCGAGGAGCTCACCAAGCTGCTCTCCAAG AATGCCTTTCCAGTCTCTGGACAGCTGTATACTGTCCATCTGCTGTCTCTGGAAGCATTGCTGACAGTGATAGATAGCACTGAGGCACATTGCCAGGCCAAAGTGCTGAGTAACATACATCAACAAGAGAAAGAAGTTGTCAAACCCATCCCAGAAACCATCAACACCACCAAAGAAACAAGCAATA ATATTGAGAGAGTATTCAGTGAAGGAAAATCTTCCAGTGCAATCTCAGAGCCAGCTGGGGTATGTCCTCCCACCAGTGGGTGCCTTATGGCTGACCAGATGAAGGAGAGCTGCATGGAATTGGAAGGAGGAAGTGAAGCAG CTGAGAAGAGTATCCCCAGGAAACCTACTCGATTTTCTTGTATCCTTCCAAGTCCTCAGGAACTTATGCAGattaagaacaaaaagaag ctcctgataACCGGCACAGAGCAGTTCAACCAAAAACCAAAGAAAGGGATACAGTTTCTGCAGGAGAAAAACCTTCTTGCCACCCCCATTGACAACAATGAAGTGGCCAGGTGGTTACGGGAAAATCCTCGCCTGGACAAAAAGATGATTGGGGAATTTGTGAGTGACCGTAAGAACATAGACTTGCTGGAAAGCTTTGTTGG GACTTTCAGCTTCCAAGGTTTAAGGCTGGATGAAGCTCTACGACTTTATCTAGAGGCCTTTAGATTACCAGGAGAGGCACCTGTAATTCATAGACTGTTAGAAGCCTTCACAGAACATTGGAGG AAATCAAATGGGTCTCCGTTTGCTAATAGTGATGCCTGCTTTGCCCTGGCCTATGCAGTTATTATGCTGAACACTGACCAGCACAACCACAATGTCCGCAAGCAGAATGTCCCAATGACTCTGGAG GAGTTTCGGAAGAACCTGAAAGGTGTGAATGGAGGCAAAGACTTTGAACAGGACATCCTGGAAGACATGTATCATGCCATCAA AAATGATGAGATAGTGATGCCAGAAGAACAGACGGGTCTGGTGAAGGAAAACTATATCTGGAATGTCCTGCTGCATCGTGGTGCCACTGACGAGGGAATATTTCTCCATGTGCCTCCTGGAAGCTATGACCATGACCTCTTCACCATGACATGGGGACCCACCATTGCAGCACTTTCTTATGTTTTTGACAAGAGTTTAGAGGAAACAATAATCCAGAAGGCTATCTCTGGTTTCAG gaaatgtGCAATGATTTCTGCTCACTATGGCCTTAGTGATGTGTTTGACAATCTCATCATTTCTCTCTGCAAGTTTACAGCTCTCAGCAGTGAG TCTATTGAGAACCTGCCCACTGTTTTTGGAAGTAATCCCAAGGCCCATATTGCAGCAAAGACAGTGTTTCACTTGGCCCATCGCCATGGTGACATTCTGCGAGAGGGCTGGAAAAACATCATGGAGGCCATGCTACAGCTTTTCcgagcagagctgctgcccaaggCCATGGTGGAG GTTGAAGACTTTGTGGATCCTAATGGCAAAATCTATCTTCAGCGTGAGGAGACACCATCCAACCG TGGTGAATCAACAGTACTGAGTTTTGTTAGTTGGCTCACCCTCAGTGGGACAGAGCAATCTGGTATGAGAGGGCCATCTACAGAAACACAAGAGGCAAAGCGAGCAGCTTTGGAATGCATAAAG caaTGTGATCCTGAGAAGTTGatcacagaaagcaaatttctCCAACTTGAATCCCTCCAGGAGCTCATGAAG GCACTAATCTCTGTGACTCCTGATGAGGAGACATATGATGAAGAAGATGCAGCCTTCTGCTTGGAGATGCTTCTGCGCATTGTTCTAGAGAATAG GGACCGTGTGACCTGTGTCTGGCAAACTGTCCGAGACCACCTTTATCATCTCTGTATCCATGCAATGGAGTTCTGCTTCTTGGTGGAGAGGGCAGTGGTGGGGCTGCTGAGACTGGCCATTCGACTGCTCCGTCGAGATGAGATCAGTGCACAG GTTCTCCTCTCACTACGTATCTTACTTATGATGAAGCCAAATGTGCTGTCCAGAGTTAGCCACGAGGTTGCCTACGGCCTCCATGAACTCCTGAAGACCAATGCTGCCAACATTCACTCCGGGGATGACTGGTACACGCTCTTCACGCTCCTGGAGTGCATTGGGTCTGGGGTGAAGCCACCCGCAGCCCTGCAGGTTACAGCAAGGGCAGATAATGACACAG GTGCTCAATCAGACAGCGAGGTGTCCTCCTCCTATCACCCAAGTGACATGAGCCTGGACCGTGGCTACACCTCTGACTCCGAGGTGTACACAGACCACGGGAAGCCAGGCAAGATGCATCGCTCGGTCACAGATGTGGATGTCATGAACAGCGGCTGGCTAGTG GTGGGGAAAGATGACATCGACAACTCCAGATCcactgctgggctcagcaggcTGGGTCCATCACCTCTTGTCAACCAGTACAGCCTGACGgtggggctggatttgggcCCACACGACACAAAGTCTCTCATGAAATGTGTCGAGTCCCTGTCCTTCATCGTGCGAGATGCTGCCCATGTTACACCTGAGAACTTTGAACTCTGTGTCAAAACAATACGTATCTTTGTGGAGGCCAGCTTGAATGGGG GCTACAAGTCCCAGGAGAAGAGGGGGAAGAGCCACAGGTATGACAGTAAATCCAGTcggttaaaaaaaaagccaaaagacaGCTCCACACGGCGATCCCGCGTCTTGAGCCAGCACCAGGCGCATACACACAGTGATGAGGACGAGGACGAGAGCATCCCTGCCAGCTACCACACTGTGTCTTTACAGGTTAGTCAGGAC CTCCTGGACCTCATGCACACCTTGCACACGCGAGCAGCTGGCATCTATAGCTcctgggcagaggagcagcgACACCTGGAGACAGCAGCCAGGAAAATCACAGCGGATTCCCGAACACTGTGGTCCAACTGCTGGTGTCCTTTGCTACAGG GTAttgcctggctgtgctgtgatgCCCGACGCCAGATCCGGATGCAAGCACTCACTTACTTGCAGCGGGCCCTCCTGGTACATGATCTGCAGGCCCTGGATGCCCTGGAATGGGAGTCCTGCTTCAACAAG GTGCTGTTTCCTCTGCTAACCAAGCTACTCGAGAACATCAGCCCAGCTGATGTTGGTGGGATGGAAGAAACTAGAATGAGAGCCTCAACACTACTCTCCAAG GTGTTCCTACAGCATCTCTCCCCACTGCTCTCACTGACCACCTTTGCTGCCCTGTGGCTCACAATCCTGGATTTTATGGACAAATACATGCACGCTGGCTCCAGTGACTTACTG CTGGAGGCCATTCCAGAGTCTTTGAAGAATATGCTGCTCGTAATGGATACAGCTGGAATATTCCACAGTGCCGACTCACGGACAGGATACTCAGATCTCTGGGAGATCACCTGGGAGCGCATTGACTGTTTCTTACCTCGGCTGCGGGATGAGCTCTTCAAACAGACAGTCATCCAAG ATCCTGTCCCAAACATACcagtggagcagcagcatcagaaaACAATAGTGTCTGCACTGCCCCCTTCTCCTGTGGGGGATGTGAGACCATCCACCCATGTGGCTCCTTTGGAGAAGCCATGTGAACCGGGTGTCAGTG aGTCTGAGAGAACCACTGCATCTGCCTCACCCACCATCAGCACCTctgcctcttcttccttcccagcaTCAGCTTCAACAAAGTCAAGCCCCGTTACAGACATACCTCCTACGACAGCACAGCCGCCGCTCATCCTGCAGCCTCTTGCCTCTCCCCTGCAGGTTGGAGTGCCACCCATGACTCTTCCAATCATTCTCAACCCAGCCCTAATTGAAGCCACCTCTCCTGTTCCCCTCTTAGCTACTCCACGGCCCACTGACCCTATGACAAGCTCTGAAGTCAATTAG
- the GBF1 gene encoding Golgi-specific brefeldin A-resistance guanine nucleotide exchange factor 1 isoform X2, whose protein sequence is MRGIVRMVDKNIYIVQGEINAVVGAIKRNARWSTHTHLDEERDPLLHSFSHLKEVLNNITELSEIEPNVFLRPFLEVIRSEDTTGPITGLALTSVNKFLSYALIDPSHEGTAEGMENMADAVTHARFVGTDHASDEVVLMKILQVLRTLLLTPVGAHLTNESVCEIMQSCFRICFEMRLSELLRKSAEHTLVDMVQLLFTRLPQFKEEPKSYMGTNMKKLKMRAGGMSESSKWKKQKRSPRPPRHVTKNSPGTEQAAGNATNTTASGVAFIDGPSPSSSGSSENVSSAVSPVTDSGLELSSQTTSKEDLTDLDQVASLGINAGTSSNEAKVTENQNQPELQNESLREEKVQSASVESIPEVLEECTSVAEHSDSASVHDMDYVNPRGVRFTQSSQKEGAALVPYGLPCIRELFRFLISLTNPHDRHNSEVMIHMGLQLLTVALESAPIANCQSLLGLVKEELCRHLFQLLSVERLNLYAASLRVCFLLFESMREHLKFQLEMYIKKLMEIIAVENPKMPYEMKEMALEAIVQLWRIPSFVTELYINYDCDYYCANLFEELTKLLSKNAFPVSGQLYTVHLLSLEALLTVIDSTEAHCQAKVLSNIHQQEKEVVKPIPETINTTKETSNNIERVFSEGKSSSAISEPAGVCPPTSGCLMADQMKESCMELEGGSEAAEKSIPRKPTRFSCILPSPQELMQIKNKKKLLITGTEQFNQKPKKGIQFLQEKNLLATPIDNNEVARWLRENPRLDKKMIGEFVSDRKNIDLLESFVGTFSFQGLRLDEALRLYLEAFRLPGEAPVIHRLLEAFTEHWRKSNGSPFANSDACFALAYAVIMLNTDQHNHNVRKQNVPMTLEEFRKNLKGVNGGKDFEQDILEDMYHAIKNDEIVMPEEQTGLVKENYIWNVLLHRGATDEGIFLHVPPGSYDHDLFTMTWGPTIAALSYVFDKSLEETIIQKAISGFRKCAMISAHYGLSDVFDNLIISLCKFTALSSESIENLPTVFGSNPKAHIAAKTVFHLAHRHGDILREGWKNIMEAMLQLFRAELLPKAMVEVEDFVDPNGKIYLQREETPSNRGESTVLSFVSWLTLSGTEQSGMRGPSTETQEAKRAALECIKQCDPEKLITESKFLQLESLQELMKALISVTPDEETYDEEDAAFCLEMLLRIVLENRDRVTCVWQTVRDHLYHLCIHAMEFCFLVERAVVGLLRLAIRLLRRDEISAQVLLSLRILLMMKPNVLSRVSHEVAYGLHELLKTNAANIHSGDDWYTLFTLLECIGSGVKPPAALQVTARADNDTGAQSDSEVSSSYHPSDMSLDRGYTSDSEVYTDHGKPGKMHRSVTDVDVMNSGWLVVGKDDIDNSRSTAGLSRLGPSPLVNQYSLTVGLDLGPHDTKSLMKCVESLSFIVRDAAHVTPENFELCVKTIRIFVEASLNGGYKSQEKRGKSHRYDSKSSRLKKKPKDSSTRRSRVLSQHQAHTHSDEDEDESIPASYHTVSLQLLDLMHTLHTRAAGIYSSWAEEQRHLETAARKITADSRTLWSNCWCPLLQGIAWLCCDARRQIRMQALTYLQRALLVHDLQALDALEWESCFNKVLFPLLTKLLENISPADVGGMEETRMRASTLLSKVFLQHLSPLLSLTTFAALWLTILDFMDKYMHAGSSDLLLEAIPESLKNMLLVMDTAGIFHSADSRTGYSDLWEITWERIDCFLPRLRDELFKQTVIQDPVPNIPVEQQHQKTIVSALPPSPVGDVRPSTHVAPLEKPCEPGVSESERTTASASPTISTSASSSFPASASTKSSPVTDIPPTTAQPPLILQPLASPLQVGVPPMTLPIILNPALIEATSPVPLLATPRPTDPMTSSEVN, encoded by the exons agcTATCTGAAATTGAACCTAATGTCTTTCTTCGGCCTTTTCTGGAAGTAATCCGTTCTGAAGACACTACAGGCCCCATAACTGGATTGGCACTCACCTCTGTGAATAAGTTCCTCTCATATGCACTAATAG ATCCCAGCCATGagggcacagcagaggggaTGGAGAACATGGCAGATGCTGTCACTCATGCTCGATTTGTGGGCACAGATCATGCGAGCGATGAGGTTGTCTTGATGAAAATCCTACAG GTGTTGAGGACATTGCTGCTCACCCCAGTGGGAGCCCACCTCACCAATGAGTCGGTGTGCGAGATCATGCAGTCCTGTTTCCGCATATGCTTCGAAATGAGGCTCAGTG AGTTATTGAGAAAATCTGCAGAGCACACTCTGGTCGACATGGTGCAGCTGCTCTTCACAAG GTTGCCTCAGTTTAAAGAAGAGCCCAAAAGCTACATGGGAACGAACATGAAGAAG TTGAAAATGAGAGCTGGAGGAATGAGTGAATcatcaaaatggaaaaagcagaagagatcACCTAGGCCTCCTCGACACGTAACTAAGAACTCTCCTGGGACAGAACAGGCAGCAGGCAATGCTACTAATACCACAG CAAGTGGAGTTGCTTTCATAGATGgtccttctcccagctcctctgggagctCAGAAAACGTTTCATCAGCAGTCAGCCCTGTTACAGACAGTGGATTGGAGTTGTCCTCACAGACAACATCCAAGGAAGACCTGACAGATTTGGACCAAGTCGCTTCTTTGGGAATTAATGCAGGAACATCTTCAAATGAGGCCAAAGTCactgaaaatcaaaatcagCCTGAACTCCAG AATGAAAGTCTGAGGGAGGAGAAGGTCCAGTCAGCTTCTGTCGAGTCTATCCCTGAGGTCCTAGAGGAGTGCACATCTGTAGCAGAACATTCTGACTCTGCCTCAGTTCATGACATGGACTATGTAAATCCTCGGGGAGTACGTTTTACTCAGTCTTCCCAAAAAGAAG GAGCAGCTCTGGTCCCATATGGGTTGCCATGTATTAGAGAACTGTTCCGCTTTCTCATCTCGCTCACCAACCCTCATGACCGCCACAACTCTGAGGTGATGATCCAcatggggctgcagctgctgactgTTGCCCTGGAGTCAGCACCCATTGCAAACTGCCAGTCCCTCTTGGGACTCGTGAAGGAGGAATTGTGCCGGCACCTATTTCAA CTACTGAGTGTTGAACGGCTCAATCTGTATGCAGCCTCCCTCAGGGtgtgctttcttctctttgagAGCATGAGAGAGCATCTGAAATTCCAGCTGGAG ATGTATATCAAGAAGCTGATGGAAATAATCGCTGTGGAAAACCCAAAGATGCCCTATGAAATGAAAGAGATGGCTTTGGAAGCCATTGTTCAGCTGTGGAGGATTCCCAGTTTTGTCACTGAGCTGTACATTAACTACGACTGCGACTACTACTGTGCCAACCTCTTCGAGGAGCTCACCAAGCTGCTCTCCAAG AATGCCTTTCCAGTCTCTGGACAGCTGTATACTGTCCATCTGCTGTCTCTGGAAGCATTGCTGACAGTGATAGATAGCACTGAGGCACATTGCCAGGCCAAAGTGCTGAGTAACATACATCAACAAGAGAAAGAAGTTGTCAAACCCATCCCAGAAACCATCAACACCACCAAAGAAACAAGCAATA ATATTGAGAGAGTATTCAGTGAAGGAAAATCTTCCAGTGCAATCTCAGAGCCAGCTGGGGTATGTCCTCCCACCAGTGGGTGCCTTATGGCTGACCAGATGAAGGAGAGCTGCATGGAATTGGAAGGAGGAAGTGAAGCAG CTGAGAAGAGTATCCCCAGGAAACCTACTCGATTTTCTTGTATCCTTCCAAGTCCTCAGGAACTTATGCAGattaagaacaaaaagaag ctcctgataACCGGCACAGAGCAGTTCAACCAAAAACCAAAGAAAGGGATACAGTTTCTGCAGGAGAAAAACCTTCTTGCCACCCCCATTGACAACAATGAAGTGGCCAGGTGGTTACGGGAAAATCCTCGCCTGGACAAAAAGATGATTGGGGAATTTGTGAGTGACCGTAAGAACATAGACTTGCTGGAAAGCTTTGTTGG GACTTTCAGCTTCCAAGGTTTAAGGCTGGATGAAGCTCTACGACTTTATCTAGAGGCCTTTAGATTACCAGGAGAGGCACCTGTAATTCATAGACTGTTAGAAGCCTTCACAGAACATTGGAGG AAATCAAATGGGTCTCCGTTTGCTAATAGTGATGCCTGCTTTGCCCTGGCCTATGCAGTTATTATGCTGAACACTGACCAGCACAACCACAATGTCCGCAAGCAGAATGTCCCAATGACTCTGGAG GAGTTTCGGAAGAACCTGAAAGGTGTGAATGGAGGCAAAGACTTTGAACAGGACATCCTGGAAGACATGTATCATGCCATCAA AAATGATGAGATAGTGATGCCAGAAGAACAGACGGGTCTGGTGAAGGAAAACTATATCTGGAATGTCCTGCTGCATCGTGGTGCCACTGACGAGGGAATATTTCTCCATGTGCCTCCTGGAAGCTATGACCATGACCTCTTCACCATGACATGGGGACCCACCATTGCAGCACTTTCTTATGTTTTTGACAAGAGTTTAGAGGAAACAATAATCCAGAAGGCTATCTCTGGTTTCAG gaaatgtGCAATGATTTCTGCTCACTATGGCCTTAGTGATGTGTTTGACAATCTCATCATTTCTCTCTGCAAGTTTACAGCTCTCAGCAGTGAG TCTATTGAGAACCTGCCCACTGTTTTTGGAAGTAATCCCAAGGCCCATATTGCAGCAAAGACAGTGTTTCACTTGGCCCATCGCCATGGTGACATTCTGCGAGAGGGCTGGAAAAACATCATGGAGGCCATGCTACAGCTTTTCcgagcagagctgctgcccaaggCCATGGTGGAG GTTGAAGACTTTGTGGATCCTAATGGCAAAATCTATCTTCAGCGTGAGGAGACACCATCCAACCG TGGTGAATCAACAGTACTGAGTTTTGTTAGTTGGCTCACCCTCAGTGGGACAGAGCAATCTGGTATGAGAGGGCCATCTACAGAAACACAAGAGGCAAAGCGAGCAGCTTTGGAATGCATAAAG caaTGTGATCCTGAGAAGTTGatcacagaaagcaaatttctCCAACTTGAATCCCTCCAGGAGCTCATGAAG GCACTAATCTCTGTGACTCCTGATGAGGAGACATATGATGAAGAAGATGCAGCCTTCTGCTTGGAGATGCTTCTGCGCATTGTTCTAGAGAATAG GGACCGTGTGACCTGTGTCTGGCAAACTGTCCGAGACCACCTTTATCATCTCTGTATCCATGCAATGGAGTTCTGCTTCTTGGTGGAGAGGGCAGTGGTGGGGCTGCTGAGACTGGCCATTCGACTGCTCCGTCGAGATGAGATCAGTGCACAG GTTCTCCTCTCACTACGTATCTTACTTATGATGAAGCCAAATGTGCTGTCCAGAGTTAGCCACGAGGTTGCCTACGGCCTCCATGAACTCCTGAAGACCAATGCTGCCAACATTCACTCCGGGGATGACTGGTACACGCTCTTCACGCTCCTGGAGTGCATTGGGTCTGGGGTGAAGCCACCCGCAGCCCTGCAGGTTACAGCAAGGGCAGATAATGACACAG GTGCTCAATCAGACAGCGAGGTGTCCTCCTCCTATCACCCAAGTGACATGAGCCTGGACCGTGGCTACACCTCTGACTCCGAGGTGTACACAGACCACGGGAAGCCAGGCAAGATGCATCGCTCGGTCACAGATGTGGATGTCATGAACAGCGGCTGGCTAGTG GTGGGGAAAGATGACATCGACAACTCCAGATCcactgctgggctcagcaggcTGGGTCCATCACCTCTTGTCAACCAGTACAGCCTGACGgtggggctggatttgggcCCACACGACACAAAGTCTCTCATGAAATGTGTCGAGTCCCTGTCCTTCATCGTGCGAGATGCTGCCCATGTTACACCTGAGAACTTTGAACTCTGTGTCAAAACAATACGTATCTTTGTGGAGGCCAGCTTGAATGGGG GCTACAAGTCCCAGGAGAAGAGGGGGAAGAGCCACAGGTATGACAGTAAATCCAGTcggttaaaaaaaaagccaaaagacaGCTCCACACGGCGATCCCGCGTCTTGAGCCAGCACCAGGCGCATACACACAGTGATGAGGACGAGGACGAGAGCATCCCTGCCAGCTACCACACTGTGTCTTTACAG CTCCTGGACCTCATGCACACCTTGCACACGCGAGCAGCTGGCATCTATAGCTcctgggcagaggagcagcgACACCTGGAGACAGCAGCCAGGAAAATCACAGCGGATTCCCGAACACTGTGGTCCAACTGCTGGTGTCCTTTGCTACAGG GTAttgcctggctgtgctgtgatgCCCGACGCCAGATCCGGATGCAAGCACTCACTTACTTGCAGCGGGCCCTCCTGGTACATGATCTGCAGGCCCTGGATGCCCTGGAATGGGAGTCCTGCTTCAACAAG GTGCTGTTTCCTCTGCTAACCAAGCTACTCGAGAACATCAGCCCAGCTGATGTTGGTGGGATGGAAGAAACTAGAATGAGAGCCTCAACACTACTCTCCAAG GTGTTCCTACAGCATCTCTCCCCACTGCTCTCACTGACCACCTTTGCTGCCCTGTGGCTCACAATCCTGGATTTTATGGACAAATACATGCACGCTGGCTCCAGTGACTTACTG CTGGAGGCCATTCCAGAGTCTTTGAAGAATATGCTGCTCGTAATGGATACAGCTGGAATATTCCACAGTGCCGACTCACGGACAGGATACTCAGATCTCTGGGAGATCACCTGGGAGCGCATTGACTGTTTCTTACCTCGGCTGCGGGATGAGCTCTTCAAACAGACAGTCATCCAAG ATCCTGTCCCAAACATACcagtggagcagcagcatcagaaaACAATAGTGTCTGCACTGCCCCCTTCTCCTGTGGGGGATGTGAGACCATCCACCCATGTGGCTCCTTTGGAGAAGCCATGTGAACCGGGTGTCAGTG aGTCTGAGAGAACCACTGCATCTGCCTCACCCACCATCAGCACCTctgcctcttcttccttcccagcaTCAGCTTCAACAAAGTCAAGCCCCGTTACAGACATACCTCCTACGACAGCACAGCCGCCGCTCATCCTGCAGCCTCTTGCCTCTCCCCTGCAGGTTGGAGTGCCACCCATGACTCTTCCAATCATTCTCAACCCAGCCCTAATTGAAGCCACCTCTCCTGTTCCCCTCTTAGCTACTCCACGGCCCACTGACCCTATGACAAGCTCTGAAGTCAATTAG